A DNA window from Trypanosoma brucei brucei TREU927 chromosome 11 chr11_scaffold01 genomic scaffold, whole genome shotgun sequence contains the following coding sequences:
- a CDS encoding mitochondrial DNA-directed RNA polymerase, with product MRRLSLAPIKWSAIAQRWGTRGTDVPSRAKGAIKSPKSRKSRLPYVEVGERTDRMKEFVSSGTDDNSGDSDNNHNSVKSINNTDCRNKGTDGGGEIDMDTVAGTDAFTPTVDMEEGYGAPVMATTGSTSSESVLSVIDVLCDDLFSCKTDVLKSFARTRSVSGSTKSELVMNLIDLANREAHGESQDLSITKRVLGDVFNEEVRVSGVRSQWTNKSLEASHIEMACDNHLKFEAMSYTQKTLMVRRNASESSRVLRKLIRPFQQDYNRVAEAAVGGVFRNFKAEADQLVNSMMASEIVTPFSSFLVSYVRFATSGNLLTRTNVIERLEQLELVQIAMDEDSDAVLQRLMALLDDVVAEVERRALCFGGKRTSWGTETPEVLRCSIQAFSDSTAQQHEDLGERVPAWVHDLVRMFNNWEAIVRTDIPVLEDVPRYVFDCILSGVVCYHLLQKIYGDIISPTDVPPTVRGAVKRAMEAHFKDEEKAGHALAKLFAYVQAPGDSGVVKAEFFPAVLSQMQGAFHDVGQSTLHNVRTAIVLREICATVSRCTRTCGLFHMLVKLTEDLRFQFRFSTIFKKLNGRDRTTIRTKYSINMVKTLEYFEQEYAVTPTSTKAVGFIVILLLHMSMCSGAASGHGTKAVLERYISVTNKEEFSIISISDLEATHVRDLRVAFPPQLSYNSWLHQSDTKDKSVYNVLPSVAVKGSTNQAMIISQAPMMKALDAISRVPWRISKYMLHVQEAIVREGYGFGKIRPAFYPLHYCAKSRGDISYESTGMDDDDDKTEVYNLQQRREYELQQDEDWKNLSELRSNRIHYLQALRQARSLVQFSHIYFPNSMDFRGRMYPLPGRLNHTGSDPFRALLEYAEPKPLGKEGLYWLKVHLANKMGMSKLSFDERVHYVNEHIDDVVCSAEQPLYGDKWWQEAAEPMQCLMACKELADALKCSQGPENFLSRIPVAVDGSYNGLQHYSAIGRDAFGATLVNLVPSERPADAYTGILKEMMSSIKADAERDHPVAQRCLGTGKGQDRDHIKRKTIKRPIMTQVYGVTGYGMSEQILDELVKQNKNHGLWTSTDMREMADYLREKVLESLGITFRETQNCRRWITDVTNIIWEVQPAELRTALCWTTPLGLVVRQPYKMRKEMMIFTVHGCARVPANAFSAASRKQLTAIAPNLIHSLDASHLAMTAIEMQNLGLSMMAVHDSYWTYACDLPTLSRVLREQFVTLYGKYDPLWELKEQWEEAYFMDLRRHGKVLPDPPKRGDLDLNVVLNSPYFFS from the coding sequence ATGCGGCGGTTGAGTCTGGCACCGATAAAGTGGTCGGCCATTGCGCAGCGGTGGGGCACACGTGGCACTGACGTTCCTAGCCGTGCCAAAGGAGCAATAAAATCCCCAAAGTCGAGGAAGTCACGCCTTCCGTACGTGGAGGTGGGGGAGCGGACCGATCGAATGAAGGAGTTCGTAAGCAGTGGTACGGATGACAACAGTGGTGATAGTGACAACAACCATAACAGCGTTAAGAGTATAAACAATACCGACTGCAGGAACAAGGGCACAGATGGCGGTGGAGAAATTGATATGGACACCGTAGCAGGAACTGACGCCTTCACGCCAACTGTAGATATGGAAGAAGGCTATGGAGCTCCTGTTATGGCAACAACGGGCAGCACATCCAGTGAGAGTGTGCTCTCTGTTATTGATGTGTTGTGCGACGACCTCTTCTCCTGCAAAACTGACGTGCTGAAATCATTCGCACGTACACGCTCGGTATCTGGATCAACAAAGTCAGAACTCGTCATGAATCTTATTGACCTCGCTAATCGTGAGGCTCACGGAGAAAGTCAGGATCTCAGTATCACGAAACGAGTGCTAGGGGATGTCTTCAACGAAGAAGTGCGTGTGAGTGGCGTGCGCTCGCAATGGACCAACAAATCACTTGAGGCCTCCCATATTGAGATGGCGTGTGATAACCATCTGAAGTTTGAAGCAATGAGTTACACACAAAAGACACTTATGGTGCGTCGAAACGCCTCAGAATCATCGCGGGTTCTACGTAAGCTCATACGTCCCTTTCAGCAGGACTACAACCGAGTAGCCGAAGCGGCTGTGGGCGGGGTTTTTCGTAACTTCAAGGCGGAAGCTGATCAGTTGGTTAACTCTATGATGGCGTCGGAAATAGTCACtcctttctcctctttccttgTCTCCTACGTGCGTTTTGCGACGTCAGGGAACCTGCTGACGCGGACAAACGTGATTGAGCGTTTGGAGCAACTGGAACTTGTGCAGATCGCAATGGATGAGGACAGTGACGCGGTACTACAGCGCCTTATGGCCCTTCTTGATGACGTTGTAGCGGAGGTGGAGCGGCGGGCACTTTGCTTCGGCGGAAAGCGCACATCATGGGGAACAGAAACACCTGAAGTGCTGCGTTGTTCCATCCAAGCCTTTAGTGACAGCACCGCTCAGCAGCATGAAGATCTCGGTGAGCGTGTCCCAGCGTGGGTGCACGATTTGGTCCGAATGTTCAATAACTGGGAAGCCATTGTACGAACGGATATCCCTGTCCTGGAGGACGTACCGCGTTACGTGTTTGATTGCATCCTCAGCGGGGTAGTTTGCTATCACTTGCTTCAGAAGATATACGGTGATATTATTTCTCCCACCGATGTTCCGCCCACAGTACGGGGGGCGGTGAAGCGCGCCATGGAGGCGCATTTCaaagatgaggaaaaagCTGGTCACGCACTAGCAAAATTATTTGCTTATGTGCAGGCACCCGGTGACTCCGGTGTTGTAAAAGCGGAGTTCTTTCCCGCAGTTCTTTCCCAAATGCAGGGTGCCTTTCATGATGTTGGGCAAAGcacacttcacaatgtcCGCACGGCAATTGTATTGCGGGAAATATGTGCTACGGTATCCCGGTGCACCCGCACTTGCGGACTTTTTCACATGCTGGTTAAACTCACAGAGGACTTGAGGTTTCAGTTCCGTTTCAGCACAATATTTAAGAAGCTTAACGGAAGAGATCGCACGACAATTCGTACCAAATATAGTATTAACATGGTGAAGACGTTAGAGTATTTTGAGCAAGAGTACGCCGTGACGCCTACCTCCACGAAGGCAGTTGGATTTATTGTTATATTACTGTTGCACATGTCCATGTGTAGTGGAGCTGCTTCAGGACACGGTACCAAAGCTGTGCTCGAACGCTATATTAGTGTCACCAACAAGGAGGAGTTTAGCATAATTTCAATCTCGGACCTGGAGGCGACGCATGTCCGAGACTTGCGCGTTGCCTTCCCTCCGCAGCTTTCCTATAACTCATGGCTTCACCAGTCGGATACGAAGGATAAATCCGTTTATAACGTGCTTCCTTCAGTTGCGGTGAAAGGGTCAACAAATCAAGCTATGATTATCTCACAGGCGCCGATGATGAAGGCTTTAGATGCGATATCACGTGTGCCCTGGCGAATTAGCAAATATATGCTCCACGTGCAGGAAGCCATTGTTCGTGAAGGCTACGGTTTTGGAAAGATACGACCAGCATTTTATCCATTGCATTACTGTGCGAAGAGCCGTGGTGACATTTCCTATGAATCAACAGGGATGGATGACGACGACGATAAAACTGAGGTGTACAACCTTCAGCAACGTCGTGAGTACGAACTTCAGCAAGATGAAGACTGGAAAAACCTTTCAGAGTTGCGCAGTAACCGCATTCACTATCTCCAAGCCCTTCGTCAAGCGCGCTCGCTAGTTCAGTTTTCGCACATTTACTTTCCCAACAGTATGGACTTTCGTGGTCGTATGTACCCACTTCCCGGTCGGTTGAACCACACGGGTTCCGACCCATTCCGTGCGTTGCTTGAGTATGCGGAACCGAAACCTCTGGGGAAGGAGGGTCTCTACTGGTTGAAGGTCCACTTAGCCAACAAGATGGGAATGAGCAAGCTGTCATTTGATGAACGTGTACATTATGTCAACGAGCATATCGATGATGTTGTGTGCAGCGCTGAGCAACCATTGTACGGTGATAAATGGTGGCAAGAGGCGGCGGAACCCATGCAGTGCCTAATGGCATGCAAAGAGCTGGCTGATGCACTTAAATGCTCGCAGGGGCCGGAGAACTTTTTATCGCGTATTCCTGTCGCCGTTGACGGTAGTTATAACGGTCTGCAGCATTATTCGGCCATTGGTCGGGATGCATTTGGTGCAACGCTGGTAAACTTGGTTCCAAGCGAGCGGCCGGCCGATGCGTACACAGGTATCTTAAAAGAGATGATGTCTTCAATCAAAGCAGATGCGGAACGCGACCATCCAGTGGCTCAGCGGTGTCTTGGGACAGGTAAAGGGCAAGACCGTGATCATATCAAACGCAAAACGATTAAGCGACCCATTATGACTCAAGTGTATGGCGTAACAGGATACGGCATGTCTGAGCAGATACTGGATGAGTTGGTAAAACAGAATAAAAACCACGGGCTTTGGACGTCGACTGACATGCGGGAGATGGCGGATTATCTCCGCGAGAAGGTGCTGGAATCACTTGGTATTACGTTTCGCGAGACGCAAAACTGCCGACGCTGGATTACCGACGTGACGAATATAATTTGGGAAGTGCAACCCGCTGAGCTTCGTACCGCCCTCTGCTGGACGACACCTCTCGGACTTGTCGTGCGGCAACCATATAAGATGCGCAAGGAGATGATGATATTTACAGTACATGGTTGCGCACGTGTGCCTGCCAACGCATTTTCAGCAGCTAGCCGAAAACAGCTTACAGCTATCGCACCCAACCTTATTCACTCACTAGATGCCTCCCACCTCGCCATGACGGCAATAGAAATGCAAAACCTTGGTCTTTCTATGATGGCGGTGCATGACAGTTATTGGACGTACGCCTGTGACCTTCCAACTTTGAGCCGAGTACTTAGAGAACAGTTTGTTACCCTTTACGGTAAGTACGATCCACTGTGGGAGCTAAAGGAGCAATGGGAAGAAGCGTACTTCATGGACCTCCGTCGCCACGGTAAGGTCCTTCCGGATCCTCCGAAACGCGGGGATTTGGATCTTAACGTTGTCCTAAACTCCccatattttttctcttag